The Candidatus Methylomirabilota bacterium nucleotide sequence GACGCCATGGTCGAGGTCAGCGTGAGCGACACCGGGCGAGGCATCGCGGCCGATCGGCTGTCCGAGGTCTTCAACCCCTTCGGGACGGCCCATACCAGCACGCAGTCCCACGGCGGCATGGGGCTCGGGCTCTCGATCGCGCGCCATCTCGTGCTGCTCCATGGCGGCAGCATCAAGGCGGAGAGCCAGGGGCTCGGACGCGGGGCGACCTTCACCGTGACCCTGCCGCTCACGGACGCGCGCCCCCCGCAGGAGGCCGCGACGCCGCGAATCGCTCCGCTGGCGCCGGGGGCCCCTCCGCTCTCCACCCTTCATGGGGTCCGCATCCTCGCCGTCGATGACGAGGCGGATGCGCGGGAGCTGATCAGAGCGATCCTGGCCCAGTGCGGCGCCGAGGTGACGGCTGTGCCCGGCGTCCGGGCGGCGCTGGAGGCCCTCGATCGCGCATCCTTCGACGTGCTGGTCAGCGACATCGTGATGCCCGAAGAGGATGGGTATACGCTCATCCGCCAGGTCAGGGCGCGCGGGGCCGATCGGGGGGCCGACATCCCGGCGCTCGCCCTCACCGCCTATTCCCGGATCGAGGACCGCGCGGCGGCCGTCGCGGCGGGCTATCAACAGCATCTTGCCAAGCCGATCGAGCCCGCCGAGCTCGCGGCG carries:
- a CDS encoding ATP-binding protein, which produces MLGWARILRDPKRGSVDVAHGLEVIERNALLQVRLIEDLLDVSRIVSGAMRLEMRPLMLAPVVQITLGTMRPAAVVKGVTLHGAVDEQVGAVLGDPARLQQIVWNLVSNAIKFTPSGGRVDVRVARRDAMVEVSVSDTGRGIAADRLSEVFNPFGTAHTSTQSHGGMGLGLSIARHLVLLHGGSIKAESQGLGRGATFTVTLPLTDARPPQEAATPRIAPLAPGAPPLSTLHGVRILAVDDEADARELIRAILAQCGAEVTAVPGVRAALEALDRASFDVLVSDIVMPEEDGYTLIRQVRARGADRGADIPALALTAYSRIEDRAAAVAAGYQQHLAKPIEPAELAAAIAALAARAEGPRGV